A stretch of Tenrec ecaudatus isolate mTenEca1 chromosome 2, mTenEca1.hap1, whole genome shotgun sequence DNA encodes these proteins:
- the LOC142440307 gene encoding olfactory receptor 2AJ1-like has protein sequence MEIDNETVTTDFILLGLWPELSHLVILICIILLVYLVAVLGNSVLILLIRLDSRLHSPMYFLLSQLSLIDLALISTSVPKMVTNFFSGKRTISQIGCGTQIFFSLTLGIAECLLLTLMSYDRYVAICNPLRYSVIMSHTICTQMVIGSWVGGAVTSLIHTAYAMHFPICRPRKIPHFLCEGMALLKLTCEDISAYVKSVVVSSFLVVLIPLSLILTSYTLIFLAVLRMNSPEGRNKALTTCSSHLCVVSLYFGPAILVYMRPGSSKTPKLNQSLFMFNAILTPMLNPLIYSLRNKDVITALKTIIISRCPQGKMKICT, from the coding sequence ATGGAAATAGATAATGAGACTGTCACCACAGATTTCATCCTTCTGGGGCTCTGGCCTGAACTGAGTCATCTTGTGATCCTCATCTGCATCATTCTTCTGGTCTACTTGGTAGCTGTGTTGGGCAACTCTGTTCTCATACTTCTCATCAGGTTGGATTCTCGACTCCACTCCCCCATGTACTTCCTGCTCAGTCAGCTCTCTCTCATTGACTTGGCCTTGATCTCAACTTCTGTCCCCAAAATGGTCACAAACTTCTTCTCAGGGAAGAGAACCATATCTCAGATTGGCTGTGGAACCCAGATCTTCTTTAGCTTAACCCTGGGGATTGCTGAGTGCCTCTTGTTGACCctcatgtcctatgaccgctacgTTGCCATCTGTAACCCTCTGCGATATTCAGTCATCATGAGTCACACAATCTGTACACAAATGGTCATTGGCTCCTGGGTAGGAGGAGCAGTTACTTCCCTGATCCATACAGCCTATGCCATGCACTTCCCAATTTGTCGCCCACGAAAGATTCCTCATTTTTTGTGTGAAGGCATGGCCCTCCTGAAGCTGACTTGTGAGGACATTTCAGCCTATGTGAAATCAGTGGTCGTCTCGAGCTTTTTGGTGGTCCTTATTCCACTGAGTCTCATtctgacctcctacaccctcatctTCCTCGCTGTACTCCGCATGAACTCCCCAGAGGGCAGGAACAAAGCTCTCACCACCTGCTCTTCCCACCTCTGTGTGGTGAGTCTGTACTTCGGCCCCGCCATATTGGTCTACATGAGGCCAGGTTCCTCTAAGACTCCCAAATTAAACCAGTCCCTCTTTATGTTTAACGCCATCTTGACCCCAATGCTTAACCCTCTCATCTATAGTCTGAGAAACAAGGACGTCATAACAGCTTTGAAGACTATAATCATCAGTAGATGTCCCCAGGGAAAGATGAAAATCTGTACCTGA